One window of Jannaschia sp. CCS1 genomic DNA carries:
- a CDS encoding AAA family ATPase produces the protein MIIVLNGYPGVGKLTIGRDLARLLGGRLLDIHSVYNVAFALTEFKSPEFRATVEKVEAIAHDLIHALPDGEPVVLTTVIAGDSAWGQAEWQRIIALGEARPPFAVVHVTCDLEENIARIEDAGRDHKRKPRDRSYAERNQAQAKPLAGLDADNLLVFDTTGMPPTDAAKAIKGWIDRGFR, from the coding sequence ATGATCATCGTGCTCAATGGCTACCCCGGCGTGGGCAAGCTGACCATCGGCCGGGACCTGGCTCGTCTGTTGGGTGGACGGTTGCTCGACATTCACTCCGTCTACAACGTGGCCTTCGCTTTGACGGAGTTCAAATCGCCCGAATTTCGCGCCACGGTCGAGAAGGTCGAGGCGATCGCGCACGATTTGATCCATGCCCTCCCCGATGGTGAACCTGTTGTTCTCACGACAGTAATTGCGGGTGACAGCGCGTGGGGACAGGCGGAATGGCAGCGCATCATCGCGCTCGGCGAAGCGCGCCCGCCCTTCGCGGTCGTGCATGTGACATGCGATCTGGAGGAGAATATCGCCCGCATCGAGGACGCGGGCCGGGACCACAAACGCAAACCCCGCGACCGATCCTATGCCGAGCGGAACCAGGCCCAGGCCAAACCGCTGGCCGGGCTGGATGCGGATAATCTGCTGGTCTTTGACACGACCGGAATGCCGCCAACCGACGCCGCAAAGGCGATCAAAGGCTGGATCGACCGCGGTTTTCGGTAG
- a CDS encoding transporter substrate-binding domain-containing protein, with protein sequence MKNLILATTALTLTAGMAFAQDTVRMGTEGAYPPYNFINDAGEVDGLERALGDELCARAELTCVWVTNDWDSIIPNLTSRNYDTIIAGMSITEDREEVIDFTQAYIPPTPSLYMAMDEDVSLDGAVIAAQTNTIQAGYVAGLEGVTLVEFATPDETVAAVRNGEADAVLADNDFLTQIADEDPDMMIVLDPVSLGDGVGMGLREGDELIAVFDAAITSMKEDGTLNALLEEWFGENAVTW encoded by the coding sequence ATGAAAAACCTGATTCTGGCGACAACCGCCCTGACGCTGACCGCCGGCATGGCCTTCGCCCAGGACACCGTCCGCATGGGCACCGAGGGCGCCTACCCCCCCTACAACTTCATCAACGATGCAGGCGAAGTGGACGGGCTGGAGCGCGCCCTGGGCGATGAGCTGTGCGCCCGCGCCGAGCTGACCTGCGTGTGGGTCACCAACGATTGGGACAGCATCATCCCGAACCTGACGTCGCGCAACTACGACACGATCATTGCCGGCATGAGCATCACCGAAGACCGCGAGGAAGTCATCGACTTCACCCAGGCCTACATCCCGCCCACGCCCTCGCTTTACATGGCGATGGACGAGGATGTCTCGCTCGACGGCGCGGTGATCGCGGCCCAGACCAACACCATCCAGGCGGGCTATGTGGCCGGTCTTGAGGGCGTCACGCTGGTGGAATTCGCCACCCCCGATGAGACGGTCGCCGCCGTGCGCAACGGTGAGGCCGACGCGGTTCTGGCCGACAACGACTTCCTCACCCAGATCGCCGATGAAGATCCCGACATGATGATCGTGCTCGATCCCGTGTCGCTTGGTGACGGCGTTGGCATGGGCCTGCGTGAGGGCGATGAGCTGATCGCCGTCTTCGACGCGGCCATCACGTCGATGAAGGAAGACGGCACGCTGAACGCGCTGCTGGAAGAATGGTTCGGCGAAAACGCCGTGACCTGGTAA
- a CDS encoding VPLPA-CTERM sorting domain-containing protein, whose product MRKTLSAACVATLLGTVAAHAAPVTLTQSGTLTSNGQDFIFDFLALPTVVSSASVTIASSISGGTEGLDLSGSFSRENEFFSLTFDGAAGGSFSCGGPSSNGSTAIPGATDNSRAFNDCVFSLDVVLTDLSVFADGAFSLGVNFGNDVSTFNQNDQFTATLTYDNVAAVPLPASVGFMLLGLAGLGTVAARRRRG is encoded by the coding sequence ATGCGTAAGACCCTTTCAGCCGCATGCGTTGCGACCCTTCTCGGCACCGTCGCTGCCCATGCCGCCCCCGTCACATTGACCCAATCCGGGACGTTGACATCCAACGGACAGGATTTCATTTTTGATTTTCTGGCGCTGCCAACCGTCGTCTCTTCGGCATCGGTAACCATTGCGTCCAGCATTTCGGGGGGCACCGAAGGCTTGGACCTGAGCGGTTCGTTCAGCCGCGAAAATGAGTTCTTCTCGTTGACCTTTGATGGCGCTGCGGGCGGGTCCTTCAGCTGTGGGGGACCGTCCAGCAACGGATCGACCGCGATCCCCGGCGCGACAGACAATTCCCGCGCCTTCAATGATTGTGTGTTCTCGCTCGATGTCGTTTTGACGGACCTGAGCGTCTTTGCCGATGGCGCGTTTTCACTGGGCGTGAACTTTGGCAATGATGTGAGTACATTCAACCAGAACGACCAGTTTACGGCGACCTTGACCTACGACAATGTTGCCGCTGTTCCGCTGCCTGCCTCCGTCGGCTTCATGCTGCTGGGTCTGGCGGGTCTGGGCACCGTGGCTGCGCGCCGCCGTCGCGGCTGA
- a CDS encoding ABC transporter ATP-binding protein, with protein MTAPVPTPVIEIKGLHKSFGALDVLKGVDLSANAGDVVSLIGSSGSGKSTLLRCANLLEDSQQGDIIFEGDPIRWKGNGHARRPADAEQIRLIRTNLSMVFQSFNLWSHMTILQNVMEAPVTVLGEERAEVEDRARTILDKVGIGAKCDAWPSELSGGQQQRAAIARALCMQPRALLFDEPTSALDPELEQEVIRVIRDLAEEGRTMILVTHDMRMARDLSTRTIFLHQGLIEEQGPPSELFRHAKSDRLRQFLSHSEMA; from the coding sequence ATGACCGCACCCGTGCCGACACCGGTAATCGAGATCAAAGGCCTGCACAAAAGTTTCGGCGCCTTGGACGTGCTGAAAGGCGTGGACCTCTCGGCCAATGCGGGCGATGTGGTATCGCTAATCGGGTCGTCGGGCTCTGGCAAATCCACGCTTCTGCGCTGTGCCAACCTGCTGGAAGACAGCCAGCAGGGCGACATCATCTTTGAAGGCGACCCGATCCGCTGGAAGGGCAATGGCCACGCCCGTCGCCCCGCCGATGCGGAACAAATCCGCCTGATCCGCACGAACCTGTCGATGGTGTTTCAATCCTTCAACCTCTGGTCCCACATGACCATCCTGCAAAACGTGATGGAGGCCCCGGTGACGGTCCTGGGCGAGGAGCGCGCCGAGGTTGAGGACCGCGCCCGCACGATCCTTGACAAGGTGGGCATCGGCGCAAAATGCGACGCCTGGCCGTCAGAGCTGTCGGGCGGCCAGCAGCAACGCGCCGCCATCGCGCGTGCGCTGTGCATGCAGCCCCGCGCGCTTCTGTTTGATGAGCCGACAAGCGCGCTGGACCCGGAACTGGAACAGGAGGTGATCCGCGTGATCCGTGATCTGGCCGAGGAAGGCCGCACCATGATCCTTGTCACCCACGACATGCGCATGGCGCGCGATCTGTCGACCCGGACGATCTTCCTGCATCAGGGTCTTATCGAAGAACAAGGCCCCCCGTCGGAGCTGTTTCGCCACGCGAAATCCGACCGCCTGCGCCAGTTTCTCAGCCATTCCGAGATGGCCTGA
- a CDS encoding phosphate/phosphite/phosphonate ABC transporter substrate-binding protein: MLATLPMYLRDETRAAHDALWSLTRDALRDAGYRDQDGHPAPNALDHATPHTATWTRPDLLLGQVCNLPYRTHVHAVTARVGTCDYGLPDTPPGHYFSYFVIRKDDPRDTPAAFATARLAVNEPDSHSGWGAAWTYARQNGFTFTRAVLTGSHSASARALADGRADIACIDAISWQMIRRYDTSARHLRLIARTDTSPGQTLITARRNDPAPIRAAVTQALTALPAAHKDTLLLRGLADLPDADYHALAPPDPAPIAQNSAKIA, encoded by the coding sequence ATGCTCGCCACCCTGCCCATGTACCTGCGCGATGAGACACGGGCCGCCCATGATGCGCTCTGGTCGCTGACCCGGGACGCGCTGCGTGACGCCGGATATCGAGACCAGGACGGCCATCCCGCCCCGAATGCGCTGGACCATGCCACGCCGCACACCGCCACCTGGACCCGGCCCGACCTGTTGCTGGGTCAGGTCTGCAACCTGCCCTACCGCACCCATGTCCACGCCGTGACCGCCCGTGTCGGCACCTGTGACTATGGCCTGCCGGACACGCCACCGGGTCACTATTTTTCGTACTTTGTCATCCGTAAGGATGACCCCCGCGACACGCCCGCCGCCTTCGCCACGGCGCGCCTTGCCGTTAACGAGCCCGACAGCCACTCCGGCTGGGGGGCGGCCTGGACCTACGCCCGCCAAAATGGTTTCACCTTCACCCGCGCGGTCCTTACCGGGTCCCACAGCGCCTCCGCCCGCGCATTGGCCGATGGGCGCGCGGACATCGCCTGCATTGACGCGATCAGCTGGCAGATGATCCGGCGCTATGACACCAGCGCGCGCCACCTGCGCCTGATCGCCCGCACGGACACCTCTCCGGGCCAGACCCTGATCACGGCGCGCCGCAACGATCCCGCCCCGATCCGCGCCGCCGTCACCCAGGCCCTCACCGCCCTACCTGCGGCCCATAAAGACACGCTCCTGCTGCGGGGCCTCGCCGACCTGCCGGACGCTGATTACCACGCCCTGGCCCCGCCCGACCCGGCCCCAATCGCCCAAAATTCAGCCAAAATCGCCTGA
- a CDS encoding TerB family tellurite resistance protein: protein MISDLLARLTAPTPEPLAPADARLALAALLVRIARSDGDYAAVEIARIDALLADRYGLLPGQAKTLRAQAEGLETQAPDTVRFTRAIKDAVEYDDRLDVIEALWDVVLADGERDDVEDALMRMVAPMLGITDRDSNLARRRVEASR, encoded by the coding sequence ATGATTTCAGATCTCCTCGCCCGCCTCACCGCGCCCACGCCCGAACCCCTCGCCCCTGCCGATGCCCGGCTTGCGCTCGCCGCCCTGCTGGTGCGCATTGCCCGCTCCGATGGCGATTACGCCGCCGTGGAAATCGCCCGCATCGACGCGCTTCTGGCTGATCGCTATGGCCTCCTGCCCGGTCAGGCCAAGACCTTGCGCGCCCAGGCGGAGGGGTTGGAAACCCAGGCCCCCGATACCGTGCGCTTCACCCGCGCCATCAAGGACGCGGTGGAGTATGACGACCGTCTCGACGTGATCGAAGCCCTATGGGACGTGGTTCTGGCCGATGGGGAACGCGACGATGTCGAAGACGCCCTGATGCGCATGGTGGCCCCGATGCTTGGCATCACCGACCGTGACAGCAACCTCGCCCGCCGCCGGGTTGAGGCCAGCCGCTAA
- a CDS encoding DMT family transporter has protein sequence MGLSVTLVIALVVAVGAALAMQAPINAALAREVGDPTAAAAISFAIGFVVLAAIAWYRGSSMTALTSLSGVPWWALMGGVLGALWIWAAIWSLPRLGVVTMFGAMILGQLIAAMVLDARGSFGMEARPIDLTRLMAVAMVAGGVILSKA, from the coding sequence ATGGGCCTGTCCGTCACCCTCGTCATCGCCCTCGTGGTTGCAGTGGGCGCAGCGCTCGCCATGCAAGCCCCGATCAACGCCGCGCTGGCCCGTGAAGTGGGCGACCCCACGGCGGCGGCGGCCATATCCTTTGCCATCGGCTTCGTCGTACTGGCGGCCATCGCCTGGTATCGCGGATCGTCGATGACAGCCCTCACCTCGCTCAGCGGCGTGCCGTGGTGGGCGCTGATGGGCGGCGTCCTGGGGGCGCTGTGGATCTGGGCTGCGATCTGGTCCCTGCCCCGCTTGGGCGTGGTGACGATGTTCGGCGCAATGATCCTGGGCCAGCTGATCGCTGCCATGGTGCTGGATGCGCGCGGCTCCTTCGGGATGGAGGCGCGCCCCATCGACCTCACCCGCCTCATGGCCGTCGCCATGGTTGCAGGCGGCGTGATCCTCTCCAAAGCCTGA